From one Pseudoliparis swirei isolate HS2019 ecotype Mariana Trench chromosome 5, NWPU_hadal_v1, whole genome shotgun sequence genomic stretch:
- the mutyh gene encoding adenine DNA glycosylase isoform X2, protein MSRLRSVMLKGKRAGLEMAESAKPTRKRAKKAVKEEETVTSPSPPSAYHSFHDPADVVLLRSRLLHWYHKEKRELPWRTLAVTESDLNIRTYAVWVSEIMLQQTQVATVIAYYNKWMKRWPTVQDLAAATLEEVNQMWAGLGYYSRGKRLHEGAQKVVSELQGQMPRTVDSLLKQLPGVGRYTAAAVGSIALGQVTGAVDGNVIRVLCRLRAIGADSTSPAVTEALWSQANTLVDPEGPGDFNQAMMELGARVCTPKGPQCSQCPVQSHCHSFRKVHVKQEKTSRNLLGKLDRKLPTLPDIEDCVNSETCPLCPSQPWDDELGVQNFPRKPAKKPPRVERTLTCVVIRAGEEGGDEYLLTQRPDTGLLAGLWEFPSLLQEEKSSEVKEKRALCTQVSGLLGTHLTESLFQYVGEVVHTFSHIHQTYVVQSVRLKDADAQTQAENARWLSRSALQEAAVSTGVKKIVKLCDSVDGQREQTSKGGKRPKRSSTKNNKNQQTSKKTKPSAATSRQLSLSSFFTSVKQES, encoded by the exons ATGAGCAGGTTGCGTTCAGTGATGCTTAAAGGAAAGAGAGCCGGACTGGAGATGGCGGAGTCAGCCAAACCAACGCGGAAGAGGGCAAAGAAAGCCGTGAAAGAAG AAGAAACCGTGACCTCCCCGTCACCACCGTCCGCGTACCACAGCTTCCACGACCCTGCTGACGTCGTGCTGCTGCGCTCTCGGCTGCTCCACTGGTACCACAAGGAGAAGAGGGAGCTGCCATGGAGGACTCTG GCTGTGACGGAGTCCGACCTCAACATCCGGACATATGCCG tctgggTTTCAGAAATCATGCTGCAACAGACCCAAGTTGCCACAGTAATAGCCTATTACAACAAATGGATGAAG CGGTGGCCCACGGTGCAGGATCTTGCTGCTGCTACGCTAGAG GAAGTGAACCAGATGTGGGCGGGTCTTGGCTACTACTCCCGAGGGAAAAGACTGCATGAAGGGGCTCAAAag GTGGTGTCGGAGCTTCAAGGCCAGATGCCTCGCACAGTGGACAGCCTGCTGAAGCAGCTGCCCGGAGTGGGTCGCTACACGGCTGCAGCCGTGGGCTCTATTGCTCTTGGTCAG GTTACTGGAGCGGTGGACGGCAATGTGATTCGGGTGCTGTGTCGCCTGAGGGCCATCGGAGCCGACAGCACAAGTCCTGCAGTAACGGAGGCTCTTTG GAGTCAAGCCAATACGCTGGTGGACCCTGAGGGACCCGGGGACTTTAACCAAGCCATGATGGAGCTGGGAGCTCGAGTCTGTACCCCTAAGGGACCTCAGTGCAGCCAGTGTCCCGTACAGTCTCACTGCCACTCTTTTCGCAAG gTTCATGTTAAACAAGAGAAAACCTCCAGGAATCTCTTGGGGAAGCTGGACAGGAAGCTGCCCACCCTGCCCGATATAGAAGACTGTG TGAACAGCGAGACATGTCCGCTGTGTCCCTCGCAGCCCTGGGACGATGAGTTGGGTGTTCAGAACTTCCCCAGAAAGCCGGCGAAGAAGCCGCCTCGCGTGGAGCGGACTCTGACCTGTGTGGTGATCCGAgccggagaggagggaggggacgaGTACCTGCTCACACAGAGGCCAGACACAG GGTTGCTGGCCGGCTTGTGGGAGTTTCCGagtctcctgcaggaggagaagagctCCGAGGTGAAAGAGAAGAGGGCTCTGTGTACGCAGGTCAGCGGGTTACTGGGAACCCATCTGACAGAAAGCCTCTTCCAGTATGTGGGGGAG GTGGTTCACACCTTCTCCCACATCCACCAGACATACGTGGTTCAGAGTGTGCGTTTGAAGGACGCCGACGCTCAAACACAGGCTGAAAATGCACGGTGGCTCAGCAGGTCCGCTCTTCAGGAAGCCGCTGTGTCCACAGGAGTCAAAAAg ATCGTGAAGCTTTGTGACTCTGTTGACGGTCAAAGAGAGCAAACCTCcaag GGCGGGAAAAGGCCGAAGCGCAGCagcacaaagaacaacaagaatcaacaGACCTCAAAAAAAACCAAACCGAGTGCAGCTACCAGCAGACAGCTCTCCCTCagctccttcttcacctccgtTAAACAGGAATcttga
- the mutyh gene encoding adenine DNA glycosylase isoform X1, whose protein sequence is MSRLRSVMLKGKRAGLEMAESAKPTRKRAKKAVKEEETVTSPSPPSAYHSFHDPADVVLLRSRLLHWYHKEKRELPWRTLAVTESDLNIRTYAVWVSEIMLQQTQVATVIAYYNKWMKRWPTVQDLAAATLEEVNQMWAGLGYYSRGKRLHEGAQKVVSELQGQMPRTVDSLLKQLPGVGRYTAAAVGSIALGQVTGAVDGNVIRVLCRLRAIGADSTSPAVTEALWSQANTLVDPEGPGDFNQAMMELGARVCTPKGPQCSQCPVQSHCHSFRKVYMMMMQCVNVQVHVKQEKTSRNLLGKLDRKLPTLPDIEDCVNSETCPLCPSQPWDDELGVQNFPRKPAKKPPRVERTLTCVVIRAGEEGGDEYLLTQRPDTGLLAGLWEFPSLLQEEKSSEVKEKRALCTQVSGLLGTHLTESLFQYVGEVVHTFSHIHQTYVVQSVRLKDADAQTQAENARWLSRSALQEAAVSTGVKKIVKLCDSVDGQREQTSKGGKRPKRSSTKNNKNQQTSKKTKPSAATSRQLSLSSFFTSVKQES, encoded by the exons ATGAGCAGGTTGCGTTCAGTGATGCTTAAAGGAAAGAGAGCCGGACTGGAGATGGCGGAGTCAGCCAAACCAACGCGGAAGAGGGCAAAGAAAGCCGTGAAAGAAG AAGAAACCGTGACCTCCCCGTCACCACCGTCCGCGTACCACAGCTTCCACGACCCTGCTGACGTCGTGCTGCTGCGCTCTCGGCTGCTCCACTGGTACCACAAGGAGAAGAGGGAGCTGCCATGGAGGACTCTG GCTGTGACGGAGTCCGACCTCAACATCCGGACATATGCCG tctgggTTTCAGAAATCATGCTGCAACAGACCCAAGTTGCCACAGTAATAGCCTATTACAACAAATGGATGAAG CGGTGGCCCACGGTGCAGGATCTTGCTGCTGCTACGCTAGAG GAAGTGAACCAGATGTGGGCGGGTCTTGGCTACTACTCCCGAGGGAAAAGACTGCATGAAGGGGCTCAAAag GTGGTGTCGGAGCTTCAAGGCCAGATGCCTCGCACAGTGGACAGCCTGCTGAAGCAGCTGCCCGGAGTGGGTCGCTACACGGCTGCAGCCGTGGGCTCTATTGCTCTTGGTCAG GTTACTGGAGCGGTGGACGGCAATGTGATTCGGGTGCTGTGTCGCCTGAGGGCCATCGGAGCCGACAGCACAAGTCCTGCAGTAACGGAGGCTCTTTG GAGTCAAGCCAATACGCTGGTGGACCCTGAGGGACCCGGGGACTTTAACCAAGCCATGATGGAGCTGGGAGCTCGAGTCTGTACCCCTAAGGGACCTCAGTGCAGCCAGTGTCCCGTACAGTCTCACTGCCACTCTTTTCGCAAG gtgtacatgatgatgatgcagtgtgtgaatgtgcaggTTCATGTTAAACAAGAGAAAACCTCCAGGAATCTCTTGGGGAAGCTGGACAGGAAGCTGCCCACCCTGCCCGATATAGAAGACTGTG TGAACAGCGAGACATGTCCGCTGTGTCCCTCGCAGCCCTGGGACGATGAGTTGGGTGTTCAGAACTTCCCCAGAAAGCCGGCGAAGAAGCCGCCTCGCGTGGAGCGGACTCTGACCTGTGTGGTGATCCGAgccggagaggagggaggggacgaGTACCTGCTCACACAGAGGCCAGACACAG GGTTGCTGGCCGGCTTGTGGGAGTTTCCGagtctcctgcaggaggagaagagctCCGAGGTGAAAGAGAAGAGGGCTCTGTGTACGCAGGTCAGCGGGTTACTGGGAACCCATCTGACAGAAAGCCTCTTCCAGTATGTGGGGGAG GTGGTTCACACCTTCTCCCACATCCACCAGACATACGTGGTTCAGAGTGTGCGTTTGAAGGACGCCGACGCTCAAACACAGGCTGAAAATGCACGGTGGCTCAGCAGGTCCGCTCTTCAGGAAGCCGCTGTGTCCACAGGAGTCAAAAAg ATCGTGAAGCTTTGTGACTCTGTTGACGGTCAAAGAGAGCAAACCTCcaag GGCGGGAAAAGGCCGAAGCGCAGCagcacaaagaacaacaagaatcaacaGACCTCAAAAAAAACCAAACCGAGTGCAGCTACCAGCAGACAGCTCTCCCTCagctccttcttcacctccgtTAAACAGGAATcttga
- the mutyh gene encoding adenine DNA glycosylase isoform X3 produces MRAPKVLQEVCFRDAVTESDLNIRTYAVWVSEIMLQQTQVATVIAYYNKWMKRWPTVQDLAAATLEEVNQMWAGLGYYSRGKRLHEGAQKVVSELQGQMPRTVDSLLKQLPGVGRYTAAAVGSIALGQVTGAVDGNVIRVLCRLRAIGADSTSPAVTEALWSQANTLVDPEGPGDFNQAMMELGARVCTPKGPQCSQCPVQSHCHSFRKVYMMMMQCVNVQVHVKQEKTSRNLLGKLDRKLPTLPDIEDCVNSETCPLCPSQPWDDELGVQNFPRKPAKKPPRVERTLTCVVIRAGEEGGDEYLLTQRPDTGLLAGLWEFPSLLQEEKSSEVKEKRALCTQVSGLLGTHLTESLFQYVGEVVHTFSHIHQTYVVQSVRLKDADAQTQAENARWLSRSALQEAAVSTGVKKIVKLCDSVDGQREQTSKGGKRPKRSSTKNNKNQQTSKKTKPSAATSRQLSLSSFFTSVKQES; encoded by the exons ATGAGAGCACCGAAAGTATTGCAGGAAGTTTGCTTCAGAGAT GCTGTGACGGAGTCCGACCTCAACATCCGGACATATGCCG tctgggTTTCAGAAATCATGCTGCAACAGACCCAAGTTGCCACAGTAATAGCCTATTACAACAAATGGATGAAG CGGTGGCCCACGGTGCAGGATCTTGCTGCTGCTACGCTAGAG GAAGTGAACCAGATGTGGGCGGGTCTTGGCTACTACTCCCGAGGGAAAAGACTGCATGAAGGGGCTCAAAag GTGGTGTCGGAGCTTCAAGGCCAGATGCCTCGCACAGTGGACAGCCTGCTGAAGCAGCTGCCCGGAGTGGGTCGCTACACGGCTGCAGCCGTGGGCTCTATTGCTCTTGGTCAG GTTACTGGAGCGGTGGACGGCAATGTGATTCGGGTGCTGTGTCGCCTGAGGGCCATCGGAGCCGACAGCACAAGTCCTGCAGTAACGGAGGCTCTTTG GAGTCAAGCCAATACGCTGGTGGACCCTGAGGGACCCGGGGACTTTAACCAAGCCATGATGGAGCTGGGAGCTCGAGTCTGTACCCCTAAGGGACCTCAGTGCAGCCAGTGTCCCGTACAGTCTCACTGCCACTCTTTTCGCAAG gtgtacatgatgatgatgcagtgtgtgaatgtgcaggTTCATGTTAAACAAGAGAAAACCTCCAGGAATCTCTTGGGGAAGCTGGACAGGAAGCTGCCCACCCTGCCCGATATAGAAGACTGTG TGAACAGCGAGACATGTCCGCTGTGTCCCTCGCAGCCCTGGGACGATGAGTTGGGTGTTCAGAACTTCCCCAGAAAGCCGGCGAAGAAGCCGCCTCGCGTGGAGCGGACTCTGACCTGTGTGGTGATCCGAgccggagaggagggaggggacgaGTACCTGCTCACACAGAGGCCAGACACAG GGTTGCTGGCCGGCTTGTGGGAGTTTCCGagtctcctgcaggaggagaagagctCCGAGGTGAAAGAGAAGAGGGCTCTGTGTACGCAGGTCAGCGGGTTACTGGGAACCCATCTGACAGAAAGCCTCTTCCAGTATGTGGGGGAG GTGGTTCACACCTTCTCCCACATCCACCAGACATACGTGGTTCAGAGTGTGCGTTTGAAGGACGCCGACGCTCAAACACAGGCTGAAAATGCACGGTGGCTCAGCAGGTCCGCTCTTCAGGAAGCCGCTGTGTCCACAGGAGTCAAAAAg ATCGTGAAGCTTTGTGACTCTGTTGACGGTCAAAGAGAGCAAACCTCcaag GGCGGGAAAAGGCCGAAGCGCAGCagcacaaagaacaacaagaatcaacaGACCTCAAAAAAAACCAAACCGAGTGCAGCTACCAGCAGACAGCTCTCCCTCagctccttcttcacctccgtTAAACAGGAATcttga
- the armh1 gene encoding armadillo-like helical domain containing protein 1: MADQANIGRVLSVLREWDRGDGTVRGRMLSTFLTRSAGKTVPELELEFAQVASLFLARLTTWMRLTYMFGTFLGMQLKAIGIFLSASSHDQYLMEFLEDGGVLTLLDVLGRSRSKEEHKTEALRLLLIVSNAGRKYKEIICESHGVKAIAECLARSNADETQETARALLESISHGNPKHQNQIYKGLIALLTCTSPKAQQLALHTLHTVQSKMETAHHSIVEPLLDMLGSLHLEVQDGAINLIRDLRCYDLRPLLLNGLVALLRPKEEVQHHMHMEVSEMIKLTGSLPVFVQQAAAAKAIRLLAEDSQEVSHELLSLGVIQHLLFAMGSREHADAQIQASMALEHFVRSYPAIEEHVQKGIGGTLFAAFMHQADTLYMNMDDTQAEILLTNKVYITEV, translated from the exons ATGGCGGACCAGGCGAACATCGGCCGAGTGCTCAGTGTCCTTCGCGAGTGGGACCGTGGCGACGGGACGGTCCGCGGCCGCATGTTGAGCACCTTCCTGACTCGAAGCGCAGGGAAGACGGTTcctgagctggagctggagtttgcTCAGGTGGCCAGCCTCTTCCTGGCTCGACTCACCACCTGGATGAGGCTCAC ATACATGTTTGGGACGTTCTTGGGAATGCAGCTTAAAGCGATCGGGATTTTCCTCTCTGCTTCAAGCCA TGATCAGTACCTGATGGAGTTCCTGGAGGATGGAGGTGTTCTCACTCTCCTGGACGTCTTGGGCCGCTCTCGGAGCAAAGAGGAGCACAAGACAGAGGCTCTTCGTCTTCTGCTCATCGTCTCAAATGCTGGTCGCAAGTACAAAGAGATTATCTGTGAAAGCCACG GTGTGAAAGCCATAGCCGAGTGCCTGGCTAGGTCCAACGCAGATGAAACCCAAGAGACGGCCCGGGCCCTCCTGGAGTCCATCTCCCATGGAAACCCCAAACATCAAAACCAAATCTACAAAGGTCTGATTGCGCTCCTGACTTGCACCTCCCCCAAGGCCCAGCAGCTGGCCCTGCACACTTTACACACTGTCCAG TCCAAAATGGAAACAGCCCATCACAGCATTGTAGAACCTCTGCTGGATATGCTCGGGTCCCTGCACCTGGAGGTGCAGGACGGAG CTATAAATCTGATCCGAGACCTGAGGTGTTATGATCTGAGGCCGCTGCTGCTCAATGGGCTGGTGGCTCTGCTCAGGCCCAAAGAAGAAGTGCAGCACCACATGCATATGGAAG TATCTGAGATGATCAAGTTGACTGGatctctgcctgtgtttgtgcaACAAGCTGCTGCAGCTAAAGCTATACG CTTGCTGGCCGAAGACAGTCAAGAGGTTTCTCATGAGCTTCTCTCTCTCGGAGTGATCCAACATCTTTTGTTCGCGATGGGCAGCAGAGAACACGCTGATGCCCAGATACAAGCCAGTATGGCCTTGGAG CACTTTGTCCGCTCATACCCGGCTATTGAGGAGCATGTGCAGAAAGGCATCGGCGGCACGCTGTTTGCAGCCTTTATG CACCAAGCTGACACGTTGTACATGAATATGGATGACACCCAAGCAGAGATCCTGCTCACTAACAAGGTTTACATAACTGAAG ttTGA